In Cyprinus carpio isolate SPL01 chromosome B16, ASM1834038v1, whole genome shotgun sequence, the following are encoded in one genomic region:
- the LOC109084761 gene encoding ankyrin repeat domain-containing protein 34A gives MGDGGALHTEGNALLKAVFQGKLRLTRLLLEGGAYINEGNERGETPVIAACLAGYDDPQTRQRMVRYLLEKGADPNIPDKSGRTALMHACAEQAGKEVVSLLLENGADPSLKDYSGASALVHAINKGDRDTLQVLLDACKAKGKEVIIITTDTSPSGTKKTKQYLNSPPSPGIVDKLSPACMSPSEVEIHTSGSAPGEEEEGIFSFAVTSALPLPSSRPQGERRPPPRKLLKRLNSEPWGLVAPSVLAERVERIEGDLAEEDKLVSEMNGMTVSGPGRPLLSRRHSIETHDPSSPKLMDRSCSEDCAGLSGSSWADKVHQHQSLYRRNTAPETQDSVAQGPTGIRGLPHPKLTRMEHYESDTHLCPASIPGSPDSGRVSVERRKYNASPLSLLTSSSRESLESIPNSVSPMTMRRRPTGLLERRGSGTLLLDHISHTRPGFLPPLNINPQRPIPDIRANGKPTSPVHSGSKILLPVAPSSPKRGPDFKMKKKLMRRHSMQTEQMKQLSTFREILTEKVMEMNGD, from the coding sequence ATGGGTGATGGAGGGGCCTTGCACACGGAGGGCAATGCCCTTCTGAAAGCAGTGTTCCAGGGCAAGCTCCGCCTCACTCGCCTCCTCCTGGAGGGCGGAGCCTATATCAATGAAGGGAACGAGCGAGGGGAGACGCCGGTCATAGCGGCCTGTCTGGCGGGATACGATGATCCACAGACCCGGCAGAGAATGGTGAGGTACCTGCTTGAGAAGGGAGCAGACCCAAACATCCCTGACAAATCGGGTCGGACTGCCCTGATGCATGCATGTGCAGAACAGGCAGGCAAAGAGGTGGTGTCGCTGCTGCTGGAAAACGGCGCTGATCCCAGCTTGAAAGACTATTCCGGGGCCTCTGCACTCGTACACGCCATCAATAAGGGCGACAGGGACACTCTTCAGGTCCTGCTGGATGCCTGCAAAGCCAAAGGTAAAGAGGTCATCATCATTACCACCGATACATCTCCCTCTGGCACTAAAAAGACCAAACAATACCTGAACTCCCCACCATCTCCGGGTATAGTGGACAAGCTGTCCCCTGCTTGCATGTCTCCATCTGAGGTAGAGATCCATACCTCTGGCTCTGCCCCCGGTGAGGAGGAGGAAGGTATCTTCAGCTTTGCCGTGACTTCAGCACTCCCACTACCCTCCAGCAGACCACAAGGGGAGAGGAGACCACCACCCCGTAAGCTTCTGAAAAGACTAAACTCTGAACCATGGGGTCTGGTAGCTCCTTCAGTACTTGCTGAGAGAGTGGAGCGGATAGAGGGCGATTTAGCCGAGGAGGACAAGTTGGTCTCAGAGATGAATGGAATGACAGTTTCTGGTCCAGGCAGACCTCTCCTGTCCAGAAGGCACAGTATAGAGACCCATGACCCATCTTCTCCAAAGCTGATGGACCGGTCCTGTTCGGAAGACTGTGCAGGACTGAGTGGCTCTTCTTGGGCAGATAAAGTCCATCAGCACCAGTCACTGTATCGTCGAAACACGGCCCCTGAGACTCAGGACAGTGTGGCTCAGGGACCGACGGGAATCCGTGGCTTACCACACCCCAAACTCACCCGCATGGAACACTATGAGTCGGACACCCACCTGTGCCCTGCCTCCATCCCTGGATCTCCGGATTCTGGACGTGTCTCAGTGGAGCGCCGCAAGTACAATGCCTCTCCCTTGTCACTGCTCACCAGCTCTTCTCGAGAGTCTCTGGAGAGCATTCCCAACTCGGTGTCTCCTATGACAATGCGGCGGCGTCCAACAGGACTGTTGGAACGGCGGGGATCAGGCACTCTCCTTTTGGACCACATCTCCCACACAAGACCTGGGTTCCTTCCTCCTCTCAACATCAACCCTCAGCGACCCATTCCTGATATCCGTGCCAACGGAAAGCCCACGTCTCCCGTTCACTCAGGGAGCAAGATCCTGCTGCCGGTCGCCCCATCGTCACCAAAGCGTGGACCAGACTTTAAGATGAAGAAGAAACTGATGAGACGGCACTCGATGCAGACAGAGCAGATGAAGCAGCTTTCAACCTTCCGGGAAATCCTCACAGAAAAGGTGATGGAGATGAATGGAGATTGA